A window of the Xenopus laevis strain J_2021 chromosome 9_10L, Xenopus_laevis_v10.1, whole genome shotgun sequence genome harbors these coding sequences:
- the LOC121397903 gene encoding lamina-associated polypeptide 2-like isoform X3 produces MEGHSGDQEVERATRKSKICRSCDNPALQGRRLCQECISLDSGNMTNQFEEFMNKMSQSVSNSIEVALSRATDKLLKKPRVQEEAGISSADSDLDQTVQISEGELDETEEEDESSSQSNFDLEIVSPLLEAMLKALELDDPQEDTSKRDRLASRSYKKQPYFPMHNIFKSELEKEWKTPDKKCFISKRFNKMYPFQEEVINKWVTPPKVDAPITRIARRTTLPVDDGVSFRDVMEKRQESTLRKAYLVAGAACRPAIANICLAKASRIWLKNIEDALSQNVSRSRIKDALTEIKWASDFIMEAATENLRLAAKSMALSVSTRRALWLRQWQADAASKHNLCGLPFEGELLFGSSLEKIISKVTAGKSPFLPQDRRGKRNPFQNTRIERTNYKEARFYRPGRPYANYQAWRSGQSNLFRGSKRQTRFGRGRYA; encoded by the exons ATGGAGGG GCATTCTGGGGATCAGGAAGTTGAAAGAGCAACTAGGAAGTCTAAGATCTGCAGATCTTGTGATAATCCTGCATTGCAGGGAAGAAGACTCTGTCAGGAATGTATTTCGCTTGACTCAGGAAATATGACTAATCAATTTGAAGAATTTATGAATAAGATGTCCCAATCAGTGTCTAATTCTATTGAGGTAGCTTTATCTAGAGCTACTGATAAGCTTTTAAAAAAGCCAAGGGTTCAGGAGGAAGCTGGCATCTCATCAGCGGATTCTGATTTGGATCAGACGGTGCAAATTTCAGAAGGTGAATTAGATGAGACTGAGGAAGAGGATGAGTCTTCCAGCCAATCAAACTTTGATTTGGAAATTGTGTCACCtcttttagaagccatgttaaaAGCTTTGGAGCTGGATGATCCACAAGAGGATACCTCCAAGAGGGATAGACTGGCTAGCCGTTCTTACAAGAAGCAACCATACTTCcctatgcataatatatttaaatcggaattagaaaaagagtggaagacaccagataaaaaatgtttcatctCCAAacgatttaataaaatgtatccttTTCAGGAAGAGGTTATTAATAAGTGGGTCACACCTCCTAAGGTGGATGCTCCTATAACAAGAATCGCTCGCAGAACTACGCTACCGGTGGATGATGGCGTGTCATTCCGTGACGTAATGGAGAAACGGCAGGAGAGCACATTGAGGAAAGCCTATTTAGTAGCTGGTGCAGCATGTAGGCCGGCCATTGCTAATATTTGCCTTGCAAAAGCGTCAAGGATCTGGTTGAAGAATATTGAAGATGCTTTGTCTCAAAACGTCAGTAGATCCAGGATTAAGGATGCGCTTACTGAGATAAAGTGGGCTTCAGACTTTATCATGGAAGCAGCAACTGAAAACCTAAGGTTGGCAGCAAAATCAATGGCACTCTCTGTTTCAACTAGAAGGGCCTTATGGCTGCGTCAATGGCAGGCGGATGCTGCTTCAAAGCACAATCTTTGTGGGCTGCCATTTGAAGGTGAATTATTGTTCGGTTCCAGTTTGGAGAAAATTATTTCTAAGGTGACAGCAGGTAAGAGTCCCTTTTTACCACAAGATAGAAGGGGTAAAAGAAACCCATTTCAGAATACAAGGATCGAGAGAACTAATTATAAAGAGGCTAGGTTTTACAGACCTGGCAGGCCCTACGCAAACTATCAGGCTTGGAGATCGGGGCAATCAAATCTTTTTCGTGGGTCCAAGAGGCAGACCAGATTTGGCAGAGGAAGGTATGCATGA
- the LOC121397903 gene encoding lamina-associated polypeptide 2-like isoform X1, which translates to MAVGHLYVSLPPQDWTEKLISIAIKSSLLPFHLQFFFCPASRIQAHPIDCSNQVSSSLSLVEALGLALILTAAQGPLLLSGATRGYGSIGNYFLPSAIAIGEGASYTGRVAMVMRIQRDDVRRMRNFFQTGKLVAFLLQSEAIRAVTCNLCVSWHSGDQEVERATRKSKICRSCDNPALQGRRLCQECISLDSGNMTNQFEEFMNKMSQSVSNSIEVALSRATDKLLKKPRVQEEAGISSADSDLDQTVQISEGELDETEEEDESSSQSNFDLEIVSPLLEAMLKALELDDPQEDTSKRDRLASRSYKKQPYFPMHNIFKSELEKEWKTPDKKCFISKRFNKMYPFQEEVINKWVTPPKVDAPITRIARRTTLPVDDGVSFRDVMEKRQESTLRKAYLVAGAACRPAIANICLAKASRIWLKNIEDALSQNVSRSRIKDALTEIKWASDFIMEAATENLRLAAKSMALSVSTRRALWLRQWQADAASKHNLCGLPFEGELLFGSSLEKIISKVTAGKSPFLPQDRRGKRNPFQNTRIERTNYKEARFYRPGRPYANYQAWRSGQSNLFRGSKRQTRFGRGRYA; encoded by the exons ATGGCAGTGGGTCACTTGTATGTATCCCTGCCCCCGCAGGATTGGACAGAAAAACTAATTAGCATAGCAATTAAAAGCTCCCTCCTCCCCTTTCACCTTCAGTTCTTTTTCTGTCCCGCGTCAAGGATTCAGGCTCACCCCATAGATTGTTCCAACCAGGTCTCAAGCTCTCTCTCCTTGGTTGAAGCCCTGGGACTAGCGCTGATTCTAACCGCTGCCCAGGGGCCCCTCCTGCTGTCAGGTGCGACCAGGGGCTATGGCAGTATTGGAAATTATTTTCTGCCGAGCGCCATAGCTATTGGAGAAGGCGCAAGCTATACAGGACGTGTTGCCATGGTGATGCGCATACAACGTGATGACGTCAGACGCATGAGGAATTTTTTTCAGACCGGCAAACTTGTAGCGTTCCTGTTACAATCTGAGGCCATCCGCGCAGTAACTTGCAATCTGTGTGTTTCCTG GCATTCTGGGGATCAGGAAGTTGAAAGAGCAACTAGGAAGTCTAAGATCTGCAGATCTTGTGATAATCCTGCATTGCAGGGAAGAAGACTCTGTCAGGAATGTATTTCGCTTGACTCAGGAAATATGACTAATCAATTTGAAGAATTTATGAATAAGATGTCCCAATCAGTGTCTAATTCTATTGAGGTAGCTTTATCTAGAGCTACTGATAAGCTTTTAAAAAAGCCAAGGGTTCAGGAGGAAGCTGGCATCTCATCAGCGGATTCTGATTTGGATCAGACGGTGCAAATTTCAGAAGGTGAATTAGATGAGACTGAGGAAGAGGATGAGTCTTCCAGCCAATCAAACTTTGATTTGGAAATTGTGTCACCtcttttagaagccatgttaaaAGCTTTGGAGCTGGATGATCCACAAGAGGATACCTCCAAGAGGGATAGACTGGCTAGCCGTTCTTACAAGAAGCAACCATACTTCcctatgcataatatatttaaatcggaattagaaaaagagtggaagacaccagataaaaaatgtttcatctCCAAacgatttaataaaatgtatccttTTCAGGAAGAGGTTATTAATAAGTGGGTCACACCTCCTAAGGTGGATGCTCCTATAACAAGAATCGCTCGCAGAACTACGCTACCGGTGGATGATGGCGTGTCATTCCGTGACGTAATGGAGAAACGGCAGGAGAGCACATTGAGGAAAGCCTATTTAGTAGCTGGTGCAGCATGTAGGCCGGCCATTGCTAATATTTGCCTTGCAAAAGCGTCAAGGATCTGGTTGAAGAATATTGAAGATGCTTTGTCTCAAAACGTCAGTAGATCCAGGATTAAGGATGCGCTTACTGAGATAAAGTGGGCTTCAGACTTTATCATGGAAGCAGCAACTGAAAACCTAAGGTTGGCAGCAAAATCAATGGCACTCTCTGTTTCAACTAGAAGGGCCTTATGGCTGCGTCAATGGCAGGCGGATGCTGCTTCAAAGCACAATCTTTGTGGGCTGCCATTTGAAGGTGAATTATTGTTCGGTTCCAGTTTGGAGAAAATTATTTCTAAGGTGACAGCAGGTAAGAGTCCCTTTTTACCACAAGATAGAAGGGGTAAAAGAAACCCATTTCAGAATACAAGGATCGAGAGAACTAATTATAAAGAGGCTAGGTTTTACAGACCTGGCAGGCCCTACGCAAACTATCAGGCTTGGAGATCGGGGCAATCAAATCTTTTTCGTGGGTCCAAGAGGCAGACCAGATTTGGCAGAGGAAGGTATGCATGA